The following nucleotide sequence is from Barnesiella viscericola DSM 18177.
ATTTTAGATTGTCTAATAAATCACCGAAATGGAAATCACCCTCGCCAGAGGTTGTTCTGACGAGGGTGAAATCTCTAAAACCGAATTTGTTGGACGGCCCTGTTTTTTAATATAATTCTTTGGTTGCCGAACTAATTACTAAATTTATAGATGCAAGTGCTTGAATAGGTCTTGTCGGGAGTTACTACAACCGACGGCCATGCAGGTTTGTTGGGTGAATCGGGGAAATGTTGCGTTTCAAGGCAGACTGCACTACGGCAAGGGTATGCAATACCGTGTTTGCCTTTGACCGTTCCATCAAGAAAATTACCTGCATAGAATTGGATTCCCGGCTCATCGGTGAACACGTCCATCGCTATTCCGCTCGTCGGGTCATATAAGCGGGCGGCTACGACTGAAATATCACCGGCTGTATCGAGCACGAAGTTGTGATCGTAGCCCAACCCGTTGGCAATCTGCTTATTCCCAGAGTTTATACTGTCACCAATCACACGTCCCTTACGAAAATCGAAAGGTGTACCCTCGACCGTCAGTATCTCGCCTGTGGTCATGAATGTACTGTCGATCGGCGTGAACGACGAAGCGTTCATTATAAGAGTTTCAGCGAGTATATCCTGCGAGGGATTTCCCGATAAGTTAAAGTAGCTGTGGTTGGTGAGGTTGAGTATGGTTGGCTTGTCGGTTGTCGCACGATATGCGATACGCAGGGCATTGTCGGACGTGAGCGTATAAGTAACCTGTACATCGACATTGCCCGGGAATCCGGCGTACCCGTCGGGGGTATTCAGCCGAAGTGTCAGCAGCGTATCAGAAATTTGGACCATATCCCAAACCGAGTGATGGAAGCCTTTCTCTCCTCCGTGCAGACAATGTCCGAAGTTATTTTTAGGCAGATCATATTCAACGCCATCGAGGGTAAACTTCCCTTTGTCGATACGGTTTCCATAGCGGCCTATAAGCGCACCAAAATTATTGTCGATGTTTCTATAATCCGCTATCAAGTCGTGCCCGAGCACTACATCGCGCAGTTCACCGTTTTTATCCGGGACCATAAGCGATACCACACGTCCGCCATAGTTCGTTATACATGCCTCAATGCCATTGGCATTTGTCAAGGTATATAGAGAGGTATGTTTTCCATCTATAACAGCCTCAAAATTTTCGGGATTCAGCCCCGACTTTGTCAAGCCGGTTTTATCACTTACAGAACACGATGCCAATAATGCGCCCAGAAAGACGGAGATAATTACTTTATTTTTCATTGCAAAATTATTTTTCTATTTAAGGTGTAAACTAAAAAGAAGCAAAAGCACCAAGTGCGTAGATGCTTTTGCTTCTTTATTATGAAATAACGAGATTTTACATAACCGGCAAAATCATCATTTATACGAGAACCGGACAGTCGATCGTATGTCGGTAGAAGATGCGCCGATCATAGCTTTGAATTTACCGGGTTCGGCAATCCATTCGTGTTTGGAGTCGTCGAAGAATTTCAGGTCATCGGGGGTAATTGAAAATGAGACTTCCGTTGTCTGACCGGGAGCAAGATGGATTTTTCTAAATCCTTTGAGTTCCTTTACAGGACGAGGAAGGGATGATTTTTCATCTTGGATGTAGAGTTGGACTGTTTCTTTTCCGTCTACATCGCCGGTATTGATAACGGGTACTGTAACCGTGATTGTTCCGTTATCCGACATTTCTTTTGAGGAAAGTGCGGCTTTTCCGTATTTGAATGTCGTATAACTCAGACCATGCCCGAACGGGAATAGTGCCGGAATCTTCTTGGTGTCATGCCAGCGGTACCCCACGAATATATCTTCGAGATATTCTTGTTGCGGACCCTTGCCGGGGATTTCGATACCCGGATACGAAATTTCACCGAAATGGTGTGCTCCATTATCTTCCAGCCGTTTCGGGAAAGAGAAAGGCAGTTTGCCGCTGGGATTGGCTTTGCCTGAAATCACATCAGCCATCGACGGTCCTATCATGGTGCCAAGATACCAACTTTGTAAAATCGCAGGGACTTTATCGACCCACGGCATAGCGTATGCATTGCCCGAGATATTTGCCACGACGAGATTGGGGTTTACTGCAACCAGATCCTCAATCAGCTTGTCCTGATTCCACGGCAGGTTGTATTCGCGGCGGTCGGTCGATTCGCACTCCTGAAAGCCGTTTTTATTCAATCCGCCGATGTAGATAACGACATCGGCTTTCTTTGCCAACTCCACGGCTTCATTATGCAGTGAATCGAGAATTTCATCAGGAATAATTTCTTCCCACCCAAAGAACGGACGACCCGTGCGGTAACCTTCGGCGAACTTCACTCCGTTGCCATAAGTTTCACGTATAGCTTCAAGAGGTGTGAACATATCTTTGGCTTTGAGTTCCGACGAACCGCCACCATCGGAGAGTATACGTACTGCATTCTCACCTACTACAAGGACA
It contains:
- a CDS encoding aldose epimerase family protein; this translates as MKNKVIISVFLGALLASCSVSDKTGLTKSGLNPENFEAVIDGKHTSLYTLTNANGIEACITNYGGRVVSLMVPDKNGELRDVVLGHDLIADYRNIDNNFGALIGRYGNRIDKGKFTLDGVEYDLPKNNFGHCLHGGEKGFHHSVWDMVQISDTLLTLRLNTPDGYAGFPGNVDVQVTYTLTSDNALRIAYRATTDKPTILNLTNHSYFNLSGNPSQDILAETLIMNASSFTPIDSTFMTTGEILTVEGTPFDFRKGRVIGDSINSGNKQIANGLGYDHNFVLDTAGDISVVAARLYDPTSGIAMDVFTDEPGIQFYAGNFLDGTVKGKHGIAYPCRSAVCLETQHFPDSPNKPAWPSVVVTPDKTYSSTCIYKFSN